In one Pungitius pungitius chromosome 13, fPunPun2.1, whole genome shotgun sequence genomic region, the following are encoded:
- the hmgcll1 gene encoding 3-hydroxy-3-methylglutaryl-CoA lyase, cytoplasmic isoform X1, translating to MGNVPTAVKHCLSYEQLIQDYPWLKRLLLEEKTITEHEYPEFVRIVEVGPRDGLQNEKEIVPTGVKIQLIDMLSGTGLPVIEATSFVSSKWVPQMADHTDVLRGIHREPHVRYPVLTPNLQGFHDAVAAGATEVAVFGSASETFSKKNINCSIDESMLRFEEVIKAAKERQIPVRGYVSCALGCPLEGHIEPSKVCEVAKRLYEMGCYEISLGDTIGVGTPGSMFKMLQSVMTEVPTNALAVHCHDTYGQALPNILTALQMGVCVVDSAVAGLGGCPYAQGSSGNVSTEDVLYMLHGVGIETGVNLAKVLEAGDFICEALGRETNSRVARARGRIL from the exons ATGGGCAACGTACCCACTGCAGTGAAGCACTGCCTGAGCTATGAGCAGCTCATCCAGGACTACCCGTGGCTAAAACGCTTGCTtctggaggagaag ACCATCACTGAACATGAGTATCCAGAGTTTGTCAGAATAGTTGAAGTTGGACCGAGAGATGGACTTCAAAATGAAAAG GAAATTGTTCCGACGGGGGTGAAAATCCAGCTGATAGACATGCTTTCTGGAACAGGCCTCCCTGTGATCGAGGCCACCAGCTTTGTCTCTTCAAAGTGGGTACCGCAG ATGGCAGACCACACTGATGTACTCAGAGGAATCCACAGAGAACCTCATGTTCGGTACCCTGTTTTGACACCGAACCTGCAAGGTTTTCATGATGCT GTTGCAGCTGGTGCTACTGAAGTGGCGGTGTTTGGGTCAGCGTCTGAAACctttagtaaaaaaaatattaactgCTCTATTGACGAAAGCATGCTGAGGTTTGAGGAAGTCATTAAAGCTGCCAAAGAGCGACAAATTCCAGTCCGTGG ATATGTCTCCTGTGCCCTTGGATGCCCCCTCGAGGGACACATTGAACCTTCCAAAGTCTGTGAG GTGGCAAAGAGGTTGTATGAAATGGGCTGCTATGAGATTTCCTTGGGGGACACCATCGGTGTCGGCACACCCGGTTCCATGTTTAAGATGCTGCAGAGTGTGATGACCGAGGTGCCGACCAACGCTCTAGCGGTTCACTGCCACGACACGTACGGGCAAGCGCTGCCCAACATCCTGACTGCACTTCAG ATGGGGGTCTGCGTGGTGGATTCGGCGGTCGCCGGCCTCGGAGGTTGCCCGTATGCCCAGGGTTCATCTGGCAACGTGTCAACAGAGGACGTGCTCTACATGCTCCATGGCGTGGGCATTGAAACC GGTGTGAACCTTGCCAAAGTTTTAGAGGCTGGAGACTTCATCTGCGAGGCTTTAGGTCGCGAGACGAACTCAAGGGTCGCCCGGGCGAGAGGCAGAATCCTGTAA
- the hmgcll1 gene encoding 3-hydroxy-3-methylglutaryl-CoA lyase, cytoplasmic isoform X2 — MGNVPTAVKHCLSYEQLIQDYPWLKRLLLEEKTITEHEYPEFVRIVEVGPRDGLQNEKEIVPTGVKIQLIDMLSGTGLPVIEATSFVSSKWVPQMADHTDVLRGIHREPHVRYPVLTPNLQGFHDAVAAGATEVAVFGSASETFSKKNINCSIDESMLRFEEVIKAAKERQIPVRGYVSCALGCPLEGHIEPSKVCEVAKRLYEMGCYEISLGDTIGVGTPGSMFKMLQSVMTEVPTNALAVHCHDTYGQALPNILTALQLEEEARFPQEFFSARAQHRCIVLPSHSHVEFFRQLFVLQWLGRDSLDIFSFRCMITTTIEQNHKMIWDKCSAIT, encoded by the exons ATGGGCAACGTACCCACTGCAGTGAAGCACTGCCTGAGCTATGAGCAGCTCATCCAGGACTACCCGTGGCTAAAACGCTTGCTtctggaggagaag ACCATCACTGAACATGAGTATCCAGAGTTTGTCAGAATAGTTGAAGTTGGACCGAGAGATGGACTTCAAAATGAAAAG GAAATTGTTCCGACGGGGGTGAAAATCCAGCTGATAGACATGCTTTCTGGAACAGGCCTCCCTGTGATCGAGGCCACCAGCTTTGTCTCTTCAAAGTGGGTACCGCAG ATGGCAGACCACACTGATGTACTCAGAGGAATCCACAGAGAACCTCATGTTCGGTACCCTGTTTTGACACCGAACCTGCAAGGTTTTCATGATGCT GTTGCAGCTGGTGCTACTGAAGTGGCGGTGTTTGGGTCAGCGTCTGAAACctttagtaaaaaaaatattaactgCTCTATTGACGAAAGCATGCTGAGGTTTGAGGAAGTCATTAAAGCTGCCAAAGAGCGACAAATTCCAGTCCGTGG ATATGTCTCCTGTGCCCTTGGATGCCCCCTCGAGGGACACATTGAACCTTCCAAAGTCTGTGAG GTGGCAAAGAGGTTGTATGAAATGGGCTGCTATGAGATTTCCTTGGGGGACACCATCGGTGTCGGCACACCCGGTTCCATGTTTAAGATGCTGCAGAGTGTGATGACCGAGGTGCCGACCAACGCTCTAGCGGTTCACTGCCACGACACGTACGGGCAAGCGCTGCCCAACATCCTGACTGCACTTCAG TTAGAAGAGGAGGCGCGTTTCCCTCAGGAGTTCTTCTCTGCACGAGCACAACACAGATGCATCGTCCTCCCGAGTCATTCTCATGTGGAGTTTTTTCGACAGCTTTTTGTTCTGCAGTGGCTTGGCAGGGATTCCCTGGACATCTTCTCCTTCAGATGCATGATTACGACCACTATTGAGCAGAACCACAAGATGATCTGGGACAAATGCTCAGCCATTACATAG
- the bmp5 gene encoding bone morphogenetic protein 5, which yields MRALSPLSRAVLGLAWSCLSFLSCAHCGLSDNHVHSSFIYRRLRNHERREIQREILSILGLPHRPRPFSPGKQASSAPLFMLDLYNAMAVEEEEEDEEGMQRQLGAGKGVSAKGQGHGRKAHYSPQQAGYSRAAQPYRAAPLMGHSPALSTVQDTSFLNDADMVMSFVNLVEKDKDFSHQRRHYKEFRFDLTQIPEGEAVTAAEFRIYKDRSHARYDNVTLKVAIYQVLKEYQNNDAETFLLDSKKVQASDGGWLVFDLTATSNHWVMNPQQNLGLQLCVETADGRSINMKSAGIIGRNGPQSKQPFLVAFFKASGVLLRSVRAAGGKKKNHNRNKSINQQESSQAPKAGDYNTSEQKQACKKHELYVSFRDLGWQDWIIAPEGYAAFYCDGECSFPLNAHMNATNHAIVQTLVHLMFPDNVPKPCCAPTKLNAISVLYFDDSSNVILKKYRNMVVRSCGCH from the exons ATGAGAGCGCTTTCCCCGCTGAGCCGGGCCGTCCTTGGACTCGCGTGGAGCTGCCTGAGCTTTCTGTCGTGCGCTCATTGCGGGTTAAGTGACAACCATGTGCACTCGAGTTTTATTTACAGGAGGTTGCGCAATCACGAACGCAGGGAGATCCAGAGAGAGATCCTCTCCATCCTGGGCCTGCCGCACCGTCCGAGGCCCTTCTCTCCCGGGAAACAGGCGTCCTCCGCGCCTCTGTTCATGCTCGACCTGTACAACGCCAtggccgtggaggaggaggaggaggacgaggaggggatGCAGCGGCAGCTGGGTGCCGGGAAGGGCGTCAGTGCCAAGGGCCAAGGGCACGGCAGGAAAGCGCACTACAGCCCCCAGCAGGCCGGCTACTCGCGCGCAGCGCAGCCCTACCGAGCGGCCCCGCTGATGGGCCACAGCCCCGCACTCAGCACGGTGCAAGACACCAGCTTCCTCAACGACGCCGACATGGTTATGAGTTTTGTCAATTTAG TGGAGAAGGACAAAGATTTTTCTCACCAACGAAGACACTACAAGGAATTCCGTTTTGATCTGACTCAGATCCCGGAGGGAGAGGCggtgactgctgcagagtttcGGATCTATAAGGACCGCAGTCACGCCCGCTACGACAATGTTACTCTGAAGGTTGCTATATATCAAGTCCTCAAGGAATATCAAAACAA CGATGCAGAGACGTTCTTGCTTGATTCTAAAAAGGTCCAGGCATCGGATGGAGGCTGGTTAGTGTTTGACCTCACAGCCACTAGTAACCACTGGGTGATGAACCCACAGCAGAACTTGGGCCTGCAGCTCTGTGTGGAGACTGCAGATG gtcGAAGTATCAACATGAAATCCGCTGGAATCATTGGGAGGAATGGGCCTCAGTCCAAACAGCCTTTCCTGGTTGCTTTTTTCAAGGCCAGTGGGGTGTTGCTTCGTTCTGTCAGAGCTGctggtggtaaaaaaaagaaccacaatCGCAATAAATCTATCAATCAGCAAGAATCATCTCAGGCACCAAAAGCTGGAG ATTACAACACAAGTGAGCAGAAGCAAGCCTGCAAGAAGCATGAACTATACGTCAGTTTTCGAGATTTGGGCTGGCAG GATTGGATCATCGCACCTGAGggttatgctgctttttattgtGACGGTGAATGCTCTTTTCCACTCAACGCACACATGAATGCAACAAATCATGCCATTGTGCAAACGCTG GTCCATTTAATGTTCCCTGACAACGTGCCAAAGCCATGCTGTGCCCCGACCAAGCTCAACGCAATATCAGTGCTTTACTTTGATGACAGCTCAAACGTGATCCTAAAGAAATACAGGAATATGGTAGTTAGGTCTTGTGGTTGCCATTAG
- the hmgcll1 gene encoding 3-hydroxy-3-methylglutaryl-CoA lyase, cytoplasmic isoform X3, translating to MGNVPTAVKHCLSYEQLIQDYPWLKRLLLEEKTITEHEYPEFVRIVEVGPRDGLQNEKEIVPTGVKIQLIDMLSGTGLPVIEATSFVSSKWVPQMADHTDVLRGIHREPHVRYPVLTPNLQGFHDAVAAGATEVAVFGSASETFSKKNINCSIDESMLRFEEVIKAAKERQIPVRGYVSCALGCPLEGHIEPSKVCEVAKRLYEMGCYEISLGDTIGVGTPGSMFKMLQSVMTEVPTNALAVHCHDTYGQALPNILTALQLFVLQWLGRDSLDIFSFRCMITTTIEQNHKMIWDKCSAIT from the exons ATGGGCAACGTACCCACTGCAGTGAAGCACTGCCTGAGCTATGAGCAGCTCATCCAGGACTACCCGTGGCTAAAACGCTTGCTtctggaggagaag ACCATCACTGAACATGAGTATCCAGAGTTTGTCAGAATAGTTGAAGTTGGACCGAGAGATGGACTTCAAAATGAAAAG GAAATTGTTCCGACGGGGGTGAAAATCCAGCTGATAGACATGCTTTCTGGAACAGGCCTCCCTGTGATCGAGGCCACCAGCTTTGTCTCTTCAAAGTGGGTACCGCAG ATGGCAGACCACACTGATGTACTCAGAGGAATCCACAGAGAACCTCATGTTCGGTACCCTGTTTTGACACCGAACCTGCAAGGTTTTCATGATGCT GTTGCAGCTGGTGCTACTGAAGTGGCGGTGTTTGGGTCAGCGTCTGAAACctttagtaaaaaaaatattaactgCTCTATTGACGAAAGCATGCTGAGGTTTGAGGAAGTCATTAAAGCTGCCAAAGAGCGACAAATTCCAGTCCGTGG ATATGTCTCCTGTGCCCTTGGATGCCCCCTCGAGGGACACATTGAACCTTCCAAAGTCTGTGAG GTGGCAAAGAGGTTGTATGAAATGGGCTGCTATGAGATTTCCTTGGGGGACACCATCGGTGTCGGCACACCCGGTTCCATGTTTAAGATGCTGCAGAGTGTGATGACCGAGGTGCCGACCAACGCTCTAGCGGTTCACTGCCACGACACGTACGGGCAAGCGCTGCCCAACATCCTGACTGCACTTCAG CTTTTTGTTCTGCAGTGGCTTGGCAGGGATTCCCTGGACATCTTCTCCTTCAGATGCATGATTACGACCACTATTGAGCAGAACCACAAGATGATCTGGGACAAATGCTCAGCCATTACATAG